In Desulfosediminicola ganghwensis, a single window of DNA contains:
- a CDS encoding tripartite tricarboxylate transporter permease, which yields MDFSFIQQAAVEALSWQNMAAVLMGLMWGVVVGALPGLGSVLAITMLLPFTFAMDQIPAISMLLATYAGSVYGGSLSAIIINTPGTPQSAATCLDGYPMARQGKADLALGWVTMASVIGGLIACVILILATPQLAAFAIRFGPIETFALITLGLACVSSISRGSMIKGMFAAILGLMIATVGPDPIVPGSRFTFGFFQIAGGFDLIPIVVGIFALSEVFNRIYKMGKAGGGGVVMNKGLRYPKWADIKIRLGLIVKSALMGTGIGILPGTGAATAAFLSYAEAKRSSPRKENMGKGEPDGIVAAESSNNAVTGGALIPSLALGIPGDAVTAVMLATLTIKGITPGVRLMAENPVTVYCAFIALIMANLMLPLAGWASAKGFSRLLRTPEALLLACVSLFCIVGTYTVNSMVIDLWVMLGAGILGFFMRIFGIPVAALVIGLVLGPQFELSLRQGLIVTNDNFATFFSFNHPIALFFFGLTALMLFWPLIRKVREQRTASDA from the coding sequence ATGGACTTCTCATTTATACAACAAGCTGCTGTAGAGGCTTTGAGCTGGCAAAATATGGCCGCTGTGCTCATGGGGTTGATGTGGGGAGTCGTGGTGGGCGCGCTGCCCGGTCTCGGCTCGGTACTGGCTATTACAATGCTGTTACCATTTACCTTCGCCATGGACCAGATCCCTGCGATCAGCATGCTACTCGCCACCTATGCGGGCTCCGTTTACGGTGGTTCCCTTTCAGCAATCATTATTAACACTCCAGGTACACCGCAATCCGCTGCTACCTGCCTTGACGGATATCCGATGGCTCGTCAGGGCAAAGCCGATCTCGCACTCGGCTGGGTCACCATGGCTTCGGTTATTGGCGGTCTTATTGCCTGTGTAATTCTTATTCTGGCAACGCCACAACTGGCAGCTTTTGCGATACGTTTTGGCCCAATTGAAACTTTTGCCCTGATCACTCTAGGACTTGCCTGCGTATCGAGTATTTCCCGAGGAAGCATGATCAAGGGTATGTTCGCTGCTATTCTCGGTCTTATGATTGCCACAGTCGGCCCGGACCCAATCGTTCCTGGCAGCAGATTCACCTTTGGGTTTTTCCAGATCGCCGGCGGCTTCGACCTTATTCCGATTGTTGTCGGTATCTTTGCCCTCTCCGAAGTATTCAACAGAATATACAAAATGGGCAAAGCTGGTGGTGGCGGCGTCGTCATGAACAAAGGCCTCCGCTATCCGAAATGGGCAGACATTAAAATTCGGCTGGGACTGATTGTGAAATCGGCCCTCATGGGGACCGGTATCGGAATTCTTCCCGGTACAGGGGCTGCAACCGCTGCATTTTTAAGTTATGCAGAAGCAAAGCGAAGCTCTCCCCGTAAAGAGAACATGGGGAAAGGTGAGCCTGATGGAATCGTAGCCGCTGAGTCATCAAACAACGCCGTGACCGGTGGTGCGCTTATACCGAGTCTTGCGCTTGGTATTCCAGGTGATGCAGTTACCGCAGTAATGCTGGCAACCCTTACTATTAAGGGAATCACTCCCGGTGTTCGGTTAATGGCCGAAAACCCGGTAACAGTATACTGTGCATTCATCGCCCTCATTATGGCAAATCTCATGCTGCCGCTCGCAGGTTGGGCGAGTGCGAAAGGCTTCTCCAGACTGTTACGAACTCCTGAAGCTCTCTTGCTCGCATGTGTTTCGCTGTTCTGCATTGTCGGTACCTATACCGTGAACTCAATGGTGATTGACCTCTGGGTAATGCTCGGAGCCGGCATTCTCGGATTTTTCATGAGAATCTTCGGTATTCCTGTTGCTGCCCTGGTCATCGGCCTTGTTCTCGGACCACAATTCGAGCTCAGTCTCCGACAGGGGTTGATCGTAACCAACGACAACTTCGCTACATTCTTCAGTTTCAATCATCCGATCGCCTTGTTCTTTTTTGGCCTCACAGCTCTCATGCTGTTCTGGCCGCTGATCAGAAAAGT